The Anaerolineales bacterium genome window below encodes:
- a CDS encoding SDR family oxidoreductase: MDLQGKTAVVTGGAHRVGGAISLALAERGCRVVVHFHTSAAQADRTASNIENLGLECIKVQADLGQYAGVLALFEAIDQVGWSADILVNSAAIMKAADLLKADETDWARTIDLNLKGAFFCLQQAAARMQTQGGLIVNITDIAGQRPWPRHPIHSISKAGLEMLTQVAALKLAPKIRVNAVAPGPVAKPESMSADRWREITNELPLKRGGDSRDVARAVLFLAENDFITGETLVIDGGNRLL; encoded by the coding sequence ATGGATTTACAAGGGAAAACGGCAGTCGTTACCGGCGGGGCGCATCGGGTGGGAGGCGCAATCTCACTCGCTCTCGCCGAACGCGGCTGCCGCGTCGTGGTACACTTCCATACATCTGCAGCGCAGGCTGATAGAACCGCCTCGAATATTGAGAATCTCGGCCTTGAGTGCATCAAGGTCCAAGCAGATTTAGGCCAGTATGCAGGCGTGCTTGCGCTTTTCGAAGCCATCGACCAGGTTGGCTGGAGCGCGGACATCCTGGTCAACTCGGCGGCAATCATGAAAGCGGCTGACCTCCTTAAGGCAGACGAAACCGACTGGGCTCGGACCATCGATCTGAATTTGAAAGGGGCGTTCTTCTGTCTGCAGCAGGCGGCGGCGCGCATGCAGACGCAGGGCGGCTTGATCGTCAACATCACCGACATCGCCGGACAGCGTCCCTGGCCTCGCCATCCGATTCATTCGATCAGTAAAGCGGGGCTTGAGATGCTGACCCAGGTGGCCGCACTGAAATTGGCGCCCAAGATCCGGGTCAACGCGGTTGCCCCCGGCCCCGTGGCCAAACCTGAATCGATGAGCGCAGATCGCTGGCGCGAGATTACAAACGAACTTCCACTGAAGCGAGGCGGAGATTCCCGCGATGTCGCTCGAGCGGTGTTATTTCTAGCCGAGAACGACTTTATCACTGGCGAAACACTGGTCATAGACGGTGGCAATAGGTTGCTGTAG
- a CDS encoding prenyltransferase: MQDRDPATTFDMKTLRLFLKLSRPVFLLGGALVFGLGAAIASFQDYPIDLGRYLIGQGMITFIQLMTQYLNEYYGADADRENPNRTPFSGGSGVLGPDGLPHQVALYAAAACVAIAGTLASVSVFRNLFPLVAWLILVLIFIGAFYYNVPPIRLIRSGYGEITTSTIVALLVPSFSFAAQSGKVDRLLLMSTIPLVALHFAMMIALQLPDYASDLKHDKHTLMVRLGWSTTMRLHDFAILFAIIFLGVASFYTIPLRVALGSLIALPLALAQIWQMQRIRRGYPVRWRILTFSAVGLFSLAVYLQLIGYLYT; encoded by the coding sequence ATGCAGGACAGAGATCCCGCGACGACCTTCGACATGAAAACCCTGCGTCTCTTCTTAAAATTGAGCAGGCCCGTCTTTCTCCTCGGCGGCGCGCTGGTGTTCGGACTCGGCGCCGCCATTGCATCGTTTCAGGATTACCCCATCGATCTCGGTCGCTACCTGATCGGCCAGGGCATGATTACATTCATTCAATTGATGACCCAGTATCTGAATGAATATTACGGTGCCGATGCAGACCGCGAGAATCCCAACCGAACGCCGTTTTCCGGCGGAAGCGGTGTCCTGGGGCCGGATGGACTGCCGCACCAGGTCGCGCTCTACGCCGCGGCGGCCTGCGTTGCAATTGCAGGCACTCTGGCATCCGTCTCGGTCTTTCGCAATCTGTTCCCCCTCGTTGCCTGGCTGATTCTGGTCTTGATCTTCATCGGCGCATTCTATTACAACGTTCCGCCAATTCGCTTGATCCGCTCGGGCTACGGAGAGATCACGACCTCGACCATCGTCGCCTTGTTGGTCCCCAGTTTCAGTTTTGCCGCACAGTCCGGAAAAGTAGACCGTTTGCTACTGATGAGCACGATTCCGTTGGTGGCCTTGCACTTTGCGATGATGATCGCACTCCAACTCCCGGATTATGCCAGCGACTTGAAACACGATAAGCACACGCTGATGGTCAGGTTGGGTTGGTCCACGACGATGCGCTTGCATGACTTCGCCATCCTCTTCGCCATCATCTTTCTGGGCGTGGCCTCTTTTTACACTATACCCCTACGAGTCGCGCTCGGCTCCCTGATCGCGCTGCCGCTGGCACTGGCCCAGATATGGCAAATGCAGCGCATTCGCCGCGGCTATCCGGTCCGCTGGCGCATCCTCACTTTCAGCGCAGTCGGCTTGTTCAGCCTGGCGGTGTACCTGCAGTTAATCGGGTATTTGTATACATAA
- a CDS encoding molybdopterin-binding protein, with the protein MPEFLNLLPPDAALEKLLHAIPEDRTPASETVPTAEALDRVLCQTIAAPHTLPPFDRSTVDGYALRAKDTFGASPSLPAYLTIAGEVEMGKPALQELATGQAIVVHTGGMIPPGSDAVVMLEDTQWAREGEIEILRAAAVGENILQEGEDVKNGDTVFRAGQLLRAQEIGGLMAFGVTQVQVARRPQVGILSTGDEIVPPDATPQHGQVRDVNSYTLSALVHHAGGTPLRRGIVSDRRQDLLRAAEQAQREDDVLIITAGSSVSARDITADVIGSLGPPGVLVHGVSIKPGKPTILAVADGVPMIGLPGNPVSALVSAGLFLVPVIQKLLGIKRSPRSASVSAQLSVNIASKAGREDYLPVSLLETPDGLVAEPVYGRSNLIFTLIRADGLIRIPAESTGVAAGTSVAVRLF; encoded by the coding sequence ATGCCCGAATTTTTGAATCTCCTCCCGCCGGATGCGGCATTAGAAAAACTCCTGCACGCGATCCCTGAGGATCGAACGCCAGCCTCCGAGACGGTGCCGACGGCGGAGGCTCTCGATCGCGTTCTGTGCCAAACGATCGCTGCTCCCCACACTTTACCGCCCTTCGACCGTTCCACCGTAGATGGTTACGCACTGCGTGCAAAGGACACGTTCGGCGCAAGCCCCAGTCTTCCGGCGTATCTCACGATCGCAGGTGAAGTCGAGATGGGCAAGCCCGCGCTCCAGGAACTCGCAACGGGCCAGGCGATCGTCGTGCACACCGGCGGTATGATTCCACCCGGCAGCGACGCCGTCGTAATGCTGGAGGATACGCAGTGGGCCAGGGAAGGCGAGATCGAGATCCTCCGCGCCGCCGCAGTCGGAGAAAACATCCTCCAGGAAGGCGAAGACGTTAAAAACGGCGATACTGTCTTTCGAGCCGGCCAACTTCTGCGAGCGCAGGAAATCGGAGGCTTGATGGCCTTCGGTGTCACGCAGGTGCAGGTCGCACGCCGGCCGCAGGTGGGAATCCTGTCGACGGGCGACGAGATCGTTCCCCCGGACGCCACTCCGCAGCACGGACAGGTCCGCGACGTCAACAGCTACACCTTGAGTGCGCTCGTCCACCATGCCGGCGGAACACCGCTACGGCGCGGTATCGTGTCCGATCGACGCCAGGATTTACTTCGAGCGGCAGAGCAAGCGCAGCGCGAAGACGACGTCCTCATCATCACAGCAGGCTCGTCCGTCTCTGCACGCGACATCACGGCAGACGTGATTGGCTCGCTGGGACCACCGGGCGTCCTGGTTCATGGAGTCTCGATCAAGCCCGGAAAGCCGACGATTCTCGCCGTAGCAGACGGGGTTCCCATGATCGGCCTGCCTGGGAACCCGGTGAGTGCGCTGGTATCGGCCGGATTGTTCCTGGTACCGGTGATCCAAAAATTACTCGGAATCAAGCGAAGCCCGCGCAGCGCTTCGGTTTCAGCCCAATTATCCGTCAACATCGCATCGAAGGCAGGCCGGGAGGATTATCTTCCCGTCAGCCTCTTGGAAACGCCGGACGGACTCGTCGCGGAACCCGTGTACGGTCGTTCGAATCTCATCTTCACCCTCATACGCGCAGACGGACTGATTCGTATCCCTGCCGAATCGACCGGGGTGGCTGCCGGGACGAGCGTCGCGGTACGCTTATTCTGA
- a CDS encoding molybdopterin biosynthesis protein, whose protein sequence is MSTTDKRASFYLNDIPLREARERFRQALAAAGLDRPLGSETLLLDRALGRVTAEAVWAKRSSPHYHAAAMDGFALRAADTDGANDRNPTDLALETQTAYVDTGDAMPSWADAVVPIELVEPIPASADVRHCDSIRIRASVSPWSNVRLMGEDMVTTELVLPAGHVLQPIDLGAIAACGHDCVRVWRRPRVAILPTGSELVPPGTQAKAGQIIEFNSLVLAGQVEAWGGEPSRLPIVGDDPAKLKKAVASASAAHDLVLVIAGSSAGSEDFTAGAIGELGRVLVHGIAVRPGHPVILGMLDSAPSEKEESSSRSVPVIGVPGYPVSAALTGEIFVEPLLAEWTGRLPRELPTLEATITRKVHSSLGDDEYLRVTVGRVGNRIVAAPLTRGAGVITSLVRADGIVIIPAGVQGFQAGEKVNVKLYRTPAEIERTILILGSHDLCIDLMAQFIAFKGARISSANLGSLGGLIALRRREAHLAGSHLLDPESGEYNLTYVAKYLPEVETVVLGFVYRQQGLIVERDNPLGIQGLEDLTREDVVFINRQRGSGTRILLDYHLASQGINAKTIRGYDQEAFTHLAVAAAVTSGRANCGLGIQAAAAALDLDFIPLFQERYDLIIPMEHYQHPKLQPLLELLEDPEFVQAVKDLPGYDTAPMGKRFA, encoded by the coding sequence TTGTCCACGACTGACAAGCGCGCTTCCTTTTATCTGAATGATATTCCCCTTCGGGAAGCGCGTGAACGCTTCAGGCAGGCGCTGGCCGCGGCCGGCCTGGATCGTCCGCTGGGAAGCGAGACGCTGCTCCTCGATCGCGCCCTCGGACGTGTGACCGCGGAAGCGGTGTGGGCAAAACGTTCCTCTCCGCACTACCACGCAGCCGCCATGGACGGCTTTGCGCTGCGGGCGGCGGATACGGACGGCGCCAACGACCGCAATCCCACGGATCTGGCACTCGAAACCCAGACAGCCTACGTCGACACGGGCGATGCGATGCCGTCCTGGGCGGATGCCGTCGTGCCGATCGAACTCGTCGAACCCATCCCGGCATCCGCCGACGTGCGCCACTGTGATTCGATCCGCATTCGCGCGTCAGTCAGCCCGTGGTCGAACGTGCGTTTGATGGGCGAAGACATGGTAACGACGGAGTTGGTCCTGCCGGCCGGACACGTTCTCCAGCCCATCGATCTGGGCGCCATCGCAGCGTGCGGCCACGATTGCGTACGCGTCTGGCGCCGGCCACGCGTGGCGATCCTGCCCACCGGTTCGGAGCTCGTTCCGCCCGGCACGCAGGCGAAAGCGGGACAAATCATCGAATTCAATTCTCTGGTGCTTGCCGGACAGGTGGAAGCCTGGGGTGGTGAGCCAAGCCGCTTGCCGATCGTTGGGGACGATCCCGCCAAACTCAAAAAGGCCGTTGCCTCGGCATCCGCAGCCCACGACCTCGTGCTCGTCATTGCCGGCTCGTCGGCCGGAAGCGAAGACTTCACGGCCGGTGCGATCGGCGAACTGGGCCGGGTCCTCGTCCACGGCATCGCCGTACGCCCGGGGCATCCCGTAATCCTCGGCATGCTGGACAGTGCACCTTCGGAAAAAGAAGAGTCTTCCAGCCGGTCCGTTCCCGTGATCGGCGTTCCGGGATACCCGGTGTCTGCAGCGCTTACGGGTGAGATCTTCGTCGAACCGCTGCTCGCAGAATGGACGGGGCGTCTCCCGCGGGAACTTCCCACGCTCGAAGCGACAATCACCCGCAAAGTACACTCGTCGCTCGGAGACGACGAATATCTACGCGTGACCGTGGGACGAGTGGGAAATCGGATCGTCGCCGCCCCACTGACCCGCGGTGCAGGCGTGATCACCTCCCTCGTCCGCGCGGACGGCATCGTCATCATCCCTGCCGGCGTCCAGGGCTTCCAGGCGGGCGAAAAGGTCAACGTAAAGCTCTACCGCACGCCCGCGGAGATCGAACGTACGATCCTGATACTGGGCTCCCACGATCTGTGCATCGACCTCATGGCGCAGTTCATCGCCTTCAAGGGCGCTCGAATTTCATCCGCCAACCTCGGCAGCCTCGGCGGGCTGATCGCCCTTCGGCGCAGGGAAGCACATCTGGCCGGCAGCCACCTGCTCGATCCCGAGAGTGGAGAATACAATCTGACTTACGTCGCCAAATACCTGCCGGAGGTCGAGACGGTCGTCTTGGGCTTCGTCTACCGCCAACAGGGCTTGATCGTGGAGCGGGACAATCCGCTGGGCATCCAGGGTCTCGAGGATCTCACCCGGGAAGATGTTGTTTTCATCAACCGTCAGCGAGGTAGTGGGACCCGCATTCTTCTCGATTATCACCTCGCATCACAGGGAATTAACGCAAAAACGATCCGGGGATACGATCAGGAAGCGTTTACCCACCTCGCCGTCGCCGCAGCGGTCACATCGGGCCGTGCGAATTGCGGCCTCGGTATCCAGGCCGCAGCGGCCGCGCTGGACCTGGATTTCATCCCCTTGTTTCAGGAACGCTACGATTTGATCATTCCCATGGAACACTACCAGCATCCCAAGCTGCAGCCGTTGCTCGAGCTGCTCGAAGACCCGGAATTCGTGCAGGCCGTGAAGGATTTGCCGGGCTACGATACCGCGCCCATGGGCAAACGCTTTGCTTGA
- the bcp gene encoding thioredoxin-dependent thiol peroxidase, with protein sequence MDTLKPGDSAPDFELNSDRGEPVKLSDYRGQTVVLYFYPRADTPGCTKEACAFRDDYRIYKERGVVILGVSPDSVKKQAKFKDKYNLPFTLLDDTEHEVSKAYGVWGLKKFSGREYMGVLRTTYLIGADGKIIDVFEKVKPAEHSQEILEALDQHKV encoded by the coding sequence ATGGACACATTAAAGCCAGGGGACAGCGCACCGGATTTCGAGCTTAATAGTGATCGCGGAGAACCGGTCAAGCTGAGCGATTATCGCGGCCAGACCGTGGTACTCTATTTTTACCCCCGCGCGGACACACCGGGATGTACCAAAGAAGCCTGCGCGTTTCGAGATGATTACCGCATCTATAAAGAACGCGGCGTCGTCATCCTGGGTGTCAGCCCGGACAGCGTCAAGAAACAGGCAAAATTCAAGGATAAATACAATTTGCCTTTTACGTTGCTCGACGACACCGAACACGAGGTCAGCAAGGCCTACGGCGTTTGGGGGTTGAAGAAATTCAGCGGGCGGGAGTACATGGGCGTACTGCGAACCACGTACCTGATCGGCGCCGATGGAAAGATCATCGACGTCTTCGAGAAGGTCAAACCGGCGGAACACAGCCAGGAAATCCTGGAAGCGCTCGATCAGCACAAGGTATGA